One Gimesia aquarii DNA segment encodes these proteins:
- a CDS encoding DUF6268 family outer membrane beta-barrel protein, whose protein sequence is MIKTFQLHLGYVRSVLLFYLGIVAGCSGLPRSAPEVAATEEAPSVKMKNQMGMGGNPGSPFGIGVSGGYSTGSDLSAGQIRVNGRGIIPINPPKRMMMLQPSFSTTSFDVDALFDTPSEVYNIGLNMMWMERINERTMLSFGANPSITGDADSLGDNVRVFAMGMLSWQWIPNKLKLTAGAAYTGRDDIPVLPMAGLQWNPNEDWNISVILPKPKIAYRIHNIGESSTWIYFSGGLGGGTWDVLRTNGTTDEFSYTEFQAVMGIEHSTELAGRLFAELGTGFSRKLEYRETAEEQSFGNSLLLRGGWNY, encoded by the coding sequence ATGATCAAGACATTCCAACTTCACCTCGGTTATGTCAGGAGCGTGCTCTTGTTCTATCTCGGAATAGTTGCAGGCTGCTCAGGACTTCCAAGATCCGCTCCTGAAGTTGCAGCCACTGAAGAAGCTCCTTCAGTAAAAATGAAAAATCAAATGGGAATGGGAGGTAACCCCGGATCTCCCTTTGGAATCGGAGTGAGTGGAGGCTATTCCACTGGGAGCGACCTTTCTGCAGGACAAATTCGGGTCAATGGGCGGGGGATCATACCCATTAACCCTCCGAAACGCATGATGATGCTCCAACCGTCGTTCTCAACGACATCATTTGATGTCGACGCTCTATTCGATACACCGTCAGAAGTTTACAACATTGGCTTAAATATGATGTGGATGGAGCGGATTAACGAGCGGACGATGCTTTCATTTGGAGCGAATCCGTCAATCACTGGTGATGCAGATTCTTTGGGTGATAATGTGAGAGTGTTTGCGATGGGTATGTTGAGCTGGCAGTGGATTCCGAATAAATTGAAACTAACGGCAGGTGCCGCTTATACAGGCCGCGACGATATTCCTGTTTTACCAATGGCTGGTCTACAATGGAATCCTAACGAGGATTGGAATATTTCGGTAATTCTACCAAAGCCCAAAATCGCCTACCGGATTCACAACATTGGTGAATCGTCCACCTGGATCTACTTCTCTGGAGGGCTGGGTGGCGGTACCTGGGATGTACTCCGCACAAATGGAACGACTGATGAATTTTCTTACACAGAGTTTCAGGCAGTGATGGGAATTGAGCATTCTACCGAGTTGGCAGGTCGTCTTTTCGCCGAATTAGGTACCGGGTTCAGCCGGAAACTCGAATACAGAGAAACCGCAGAAGAACAATCATTCGGCAATAGTCTTTTACTACGTGGGGGATGGAATTATTGA
- a CDS encoding creatininase family protein — MQILTDQNTAFELDELKPNLAFLPIGATEQHSRHLPLATDTILADVLSTEILANINWPGHVFLLPTLPISSSEENTGFKGTISFTPLTMRSIIRDIWNSLEAEGIQHLIVCPWHGGNFILKPIIRELNCEKKQCHLFYINPWELVPQEIYDTFARGFEVHCGDVETSLMLALQAEHVRDERIDNPTPHFKAPLQDMWSMHTLSEGEGHTGHPTQATAEKGELFKNAVIKSSAAYLQELLELSNIYKQY, encoded by the coding sequence ATGCAAATATTAACAGATCAAAATACAGCGTTCGAGTTGGATGAACTCAAACCTAATCTGGCATTTCTACCCATCGGAGCGACCGAACAGCATTCACGGCACTTGCCACTAGCTACTGATACGATTTTGGCAGACGTACTCTCAACTGAAATCCTGGCAAACATTAATTGGCCTGGGCATGTCTTTCTTTTGCCTACTCTGCCGATCTCTTCCTCTGAAGAGAATACAGGATTCAAAGGGACGATTAGTTTTACTCCACTCACGATGCGATCCATCATCCGGGACATTTGGAATTCTCTGGAAGCAGAGGGAATTCAGCATTTAATCGTGTGCCCCTGGCATGGTGGTAACTTTATTCTGAAGCCGATCATTCGGGAATTAAATTGTGAGAAAAAACAGTGTCACCTCTTCTATATCAATCCCTGGGAATTAGTGCCGCAAGAGATTTATGACACATTCGCACGTGGCTTCGAGGTTCACTGCGGCGATGTAGAAACATCGCTCATGCTTGCTTTGCAAGCAGAACATGTGAGAGATGAGCGGATTGATAATCCGACTCCTCACTTCAAAGCTCCTTTGCAGGATATGTGGTCGATGCATACGCTCTCAGAGGGAGAAGGGCATACGGGGCATCCAACTCAGGCAACAGCTGAGAAGGGTGAGCTGTTTAAGAATGCGGTTATCAAATCATCGGCCGCCTATCTGCAAGAGTTGCTGGAATTGTCAAACATCTATAAACAATATTGA